The stretch of DNA GTCCCCCGGCGTATCCCACCGCGTCCCCCGGCGTATCCCACCGCGTCCCCCGGCGTATCCCACTTTATCCCTACGAGGAGGGGGGGGGCATCTCGACTGGGGAAAACTCGAGCAGATTAGGGCCGTATTGATGGCGTTGGATGCGACGAGACGGAGCTAATGGGACTGGTTCCCACCCGGCAGGCGCCCGGCGTTTTAGAGATCGCTCGGAGGGTGTCTTTAGGTGGGCTTTTTTGATGGCTTGCAGGTGTTAAGTGTTTGTTTTTTAAGGTTTTATTGTGGGTGTTTTGGGTGGGTTGGAATTGCCGATCGGCCCCGTTTTATGCGGGGGAGCGCGTCAAATACTTTTCTTGACGCTGGGGTGTGGCCCCCCTATAGTGCCGGCAGTGGGATGAATTCCCATCCGGTGGCACGAAGTGGTGGAGCAAAAGCTAGCCGGTAGCGCCAGGGAAGGCGCGACGGTCGTTGAGATGGGTTCCATGGATGGAGTGTGGTTGGTGATGGACGTCAGGTGTGTCGATGTTTCGAGGCCAGTACGAACATACGATGGACGGGAAGGGGCGTATCAGCGTTCCTGCTCGCTATCGCGATGTGCTGGCGGCGAACGACCTCACCGGAGAACACGCCGATCGCCTCATCTTGACGCGCACCTTCGAGCAGTGCCTGGTGGTCTATCCCATGGACAAGTGGTTGGCCTTCGAGGAGAAAGTGCGCTCGTTGCCTCAGTTCAACCCCAACGTCCAGCAGCTCAAACGGGTCTACATTGCCGGAGCCGTCGAGTGCTCGATCGATAGCCACGGTCGGCTCCTGGTGCCGCAGGCGATGCGCGACTTCGCGCAGCTCGATCGTGAGTGCGTCTGGGTCGGGCAGCTCGATACCGTGGAGTTGTGGTCGCGGGCCAAGTGGGAGGGTGCCGTGGAACAGGCACTCGAAGATCCCCAGGCGCTCTCCGCGGCGATGTCGGAGCTCGGTCTCTGAGGAATGTTTTTGTCTTAACGCTCAAGGATGAGCGGGCCGCGCACGGAGTTTTTGTGCGGTGAGACTCAGGGATGAGGCGGCCGGGAGCTTCAAGGATGAAGCTTCGTAAGAAGGGGCTTGTAAGAGCCTCTTGAGCGAGACGCCCAGGGAAGGGCGAACCATCCCGGCAGCAGTGAACGCCGCAGCGCTGGTGGAAGTTGAAGAGAAGTCAGAGAGGTCGCCAGTGTCACCAAACCCCTACGCCACCGAGTACCACGTCCCGATCATGGTCGAGGAGGTGCTTGAGAGCCTCGATGTAAAGCCGGGAGGCTTTTATGTCGATGGAACCGCCGGCGGCGGTGGGCACAGTGCTGCCATTCTTGATGCAAGCGCTCCTGACGGCCGAGTGTTGGCCATTGATCGCGATCCGGGGGCGTTGGCCACGGTGCGCGAGCGCCTGGCGGAGTCGGCCGGGGAGCGCCTGGAGCTGATTCAGGCAAACTACTCCGAGGCTGCCCGAATCGTCGCCGAGCGCGGCGAACGTGCCGATGGTTGGCTGGTCGACGCCGGAGTCAGCTCGTATCAGCTCGATGAGCCCTCGCGCGGCTTTAGCTTTCAGCAGGCCGGTCCGCTCGATATGCGCATGGGCAACGATGCCCCCACGCTGGCGGAGTACTTAGATGAGGTCTCGCAGGAGGAGCTGGCGCGGGTGATCAAGGTCTACGGTGAGCTGCGAGGCTCCTGGGGACTGGCCGGCGCGATCAAGGCGGCGCTGGGCCGCGGCGAACTCAAGGACACGCTCGATCTGGCGGAGCTTGTGGCGTCGAAACAGCGCCACAGTAAACGGAAAATTCATCCGGCGACGCTGGTCTTTCAGGCTCTGCGCATAGCGGTAAACCGCGAGCTCGAGCATCTTGAGGCCGCGGTACGGCAGATTCCCGAGGTGGTAAAGCCCGGGGGACGCGGGGTGTTTATGAGCTTTCATTCGCTCGAAGATCGCATCGTCAAACATACCTTCCGAGAACTGGCCGACCCCTGCGATTGCCCCCGTGATTTCCCCCGGTGCATGTGCGCGAAACAGCCGCTGGTGGAGGTGCTTACCCGCCAGTCGGTCGTCGCCAGCGACGACGAAGTTCAGGCAAACCCCCGAGCTCGTAGTGCTCGCCTTCGTGCGGTGCGTGTGCTCGATTCCCCTTCATCCCACGACGTGTCGTGATGAGGACCGTTATGAAGTCGATGATGTTGCGCGCGCTGCGCGATCTTGGCGAAGTTTGCAAAGTTCTGGTGGTGGTGGGCGTGCCCGGGGCGCTTTTGCTCTTTCATGTCTGGCAAGAGTACCAGATCACTCAGGCGGGCTACGCCATTGCCGAGGTAACACAGGAGCACCGCGACCTGCTGGAGGAGCATAAGCGTCTGACGGTCGAGGCGACGATGCACGGGCGGGCCGACCGCGTTGCGCTGACCGCCCGGGAGCAGTTCGGCCTGGAGCCGGCGCGCCCCGAGCAGATCATTGTACTCGACGTTCAGGGTGGTCCCGAAGAGCACGCCAGCCTCAACCCGGGGGCCGTGTTCACCCGTTGAACCGTCCCGACGATCCTCTGAGAGCGAACCGATGCATCACGTCGACGATCCGCGCGAACGACTCTGGCTGAAGACGCGCTTTTCGCTGGTCGCGGCGTTTTTTTCGCTGGGGTTTGTGGCTGTGGGGGCCCGCGTCTACTACCTGCAGACGGTCGAGTCCCGGGCGCTCCAGGAGCGCGCGGCGATCGAATGGAACGAAGAGGTCACCCGTCAGGCGCGGCGCGGTGATATCCTGGATCGAAACGGGGCCGAACTGGCGGTTTCGGTGGAAGTGCCCAGCATTCACGCCAACCCGCGAAAGATCGAGAATCCGGAGCTGGTCGCCCGCAGTCTGGCTCCTCATCTGAAGTTGAGTTTCGATACGCTCGTTGCTCGCTTGAGCCGTGACGCGAGTTTTGTGTGGTTGGAGAGGCAGACGAACCCCTCGGCGGCCGAGGCAATTCGCGAGCTGAAGCTCTCCGGGGTGCATATCACCAAGGAGTACAAGCGCTACTATCCTCTGCGCGAGATCGCCGGGCAGCTCATCGGTTTTGTGGGCATCGATGGCGAAGGTCTGGAAGGCCTGGAAAGGCAGCTTGATAGCACGCTGGCCGGCGGGACCTACCAGATGCGCGTGACGCGTGATGCCCAAGGTCGCGCGATGCTCCTGAGCGATGCGCCCAGCTTCGGAGAGTTCGAGGGCCACAGCGTACGTCTGACCATCGACGAGAAGATTCAGCGCGTGGCCGAGCAGGCTCTTGCAGAGCAAGTCACGGAGTTTGAGGCTAAAGGCGGCTGGGCGGTGGCGATGGACGTGCATACCGGCGATATCCTGGCGCTGGCCAATACGCCGAGCTTCGATCCCAACCGCTTCCGGGAACATGTCAGCGCCGATTGGCGCCTGCGGGCGGTCACCGACACTTTTGAGCCGGGCTCGGTGTTTAAGCCTTTTGTGCTCGCGGCGGCGCTGCAGGAGCAGGCGACCACGCTGGATAAGTCCTACGAGCTGGAGAACGGTCGTATGCAGATCGGGCGGAACTTCATCCGTGACACCAAGCGCCGCGAGTCGCTGACGTCTGCAGAAATTATGCAGGTCTCCAGCAATATTGGCTCCTACAAGATTGCTCAGGAGATCGGGCGCGATTTGCTCTATGACTACATCCGTGCTTTCGGGTTCGGGCAGCGTACCGACGTGGCGCTGCGCGGCGAGCAGGCCGGCCTGCTTCGACGGCCCGACAGCTGGGCGGAAATTACCTTTGCTAACATCTCCTTTGGCCATGGTCTGACCACGACGCCCTTGCAACTCGCCGCCGGCACTGCCGCGCTGGCCAATGGCGGTATGTTGATGAAGCCCCGCATCATCGATGCGGTGCTCAACCGTGACGGAGAGGTCGTGGAGCGTGAGGAGCCGACGCTGGTGCGGCGCGTGGTCTCCGAGGAGGCCGCCGCGCAGACTGCCTGGGCGATGTCGCTGGTCACCATCCCCGGCGGCACCGGCACAAGGGCCGCCATCCCCCATGTGACGGTGGCCGGGAAGACCGGTACCGCTCAGAAGGTCAACCCGGAGACGCGTCGCTACGATCCGGACCTGTGGATCGCCGGCTTTATGGGGTTTGCCCCGGCGGAGGAGCCGGACGTTGCCGTAGTGGTCTTTATCGATGAGCCCCAGAAGAGCCACTACGGTGGCAAGGTGGCCGGCCCGGCATTTGCTAAAATCACCGCGGAGGCCCTGCGCGTGCGCGGCGTGTTGCCCCTGGCCCCGGAAGATCGCTTCCAGCTCGAAGAGGAGCCGCCCGCCGCACTCGATACCCAGGTGGCACCGCCGGCGCCCGAGCATGTGGTGACATTGCCGACGATGCGAGTGCTTGATATCGCCGAAGATGAGGTCGCCCACGGTCAGTTGCCGAACTTCCAGGAGCTGACGTTGCGGCAGGCGGTGGATCGGGCCCGCGGGGTCGGTGTCGTGCCTGATATTAGCGGTTGGGGAAGAGTCGTTCATCAGGATCCCCCGGCCGGAACCCCCCTGGAAGAGGTGGCGCATCTGGAGCTTGCACTTGCGCCCGGAGGCAGGCATGGGATGCTGGCCAGGGAGCCCTCAACGGGCGGAAAGGACCAGGAGTGAGGCGAGCATCCATGCAGTTGAAAGATCTTTTAGAAGCATTGCACGAGCACGGCTTAAGGCTGGAGCGGGGGGGAGCCGAAGGGGAGATCTCCTCGGTGACTCAGGACTCCCGGCGCGTGCAGCCCGGGGCGCTCTTTGTGGCCGTCAGAGGCGCGAGCTTCGACGGCCACGTTTTTGTCGACGAGGCGTTGCACAAGGGGGCCGCTGCCGTTCTTGTCGACCGTGGCACAGAGCTTCCCTCGGCGGACGGCCGGGTGCTCTCCGTGCCGGATACCGGCGCGGTGCTCGGTCGGTTGGGCGCGGCGTTCTTTGGTAACCCCTCCCGCGAACTCGACGTGGTCGGGGTGACAGGTACCAATGGTAAAACCACGGTTTCGTACCTGGTGGAGGCCATCGCCCGGGCCGCCGGCCGAGAGGTCGGCGTGATCGGGACCATCAACAACCGGTGGAAGGGGCGCGAGGTCCCGACGGTCAACACGACCCCCGACGGTCTGGCGCTCCATGGTCGGCTGCGAGAGATGGCTGATGACGGTGTCGATCTGGTGGTGATGGAGATCTCCAGCCACGGTCTGGCGCTGGGGCGAGTGGACGGGGTCGCGGTCGATGTGGGGCTCTTCACCAACCTCACCCGGGATCACCTGGACTTTCATCAAACGATGGAGGCCTATCGCGACGCTAAACGAGCGCTCTTTACCCGAGTGTTGCCGGGCCGACAAAAGCGGCTCGGCCTTCGGGCGGTGGCGGTGATCAATCTCGACGATGATGAGGGGCGCGCCCTGAAGACGCTTCTCAGTGTGCATCCGGAGCTGGAAGTGGTCGGCTATGCGGCTGAAGCTGACGCCGCCGAGCTCCGGGCGACCCGGGTTCAGATGAGTGTCGAGGGCACGTCGCTCACCGTCGCAGGGCAGGGCGCGAACCTGGAGCTGGCGGTGGCCCTCCAGGGGGCGTTTAACGTCTCCAATGTCCTGGCTGCGGTGGGGGCAGCCCGCGCGCTGGGTATCCCCGATGAGGCGATTCGTCAGGGCCTGGCGGACCTTCCCGGGGTGCGCGGGCGATTGGAGCGGGTCTGCGGACCGCCGGGCTCGCCAGCGGTCTTTGTGGACTACGCGCACACGCCTGACGCGCTGGAGCGGGTGCTGGAAACCCTGCGCCCGGTGGTCACCGGGCGCCTGCACGTGGTCTTTGGATGCGGCGGAGACCGCGACCGCGACAAGCGCGCGCCGATGGGGCGGATCGCCTCGCAGTTGGCCGATCGCATCGTGATGACCTCGGACAACCCGCGCTCCGAAGAGCCTCTTGCCATCATTGAGGCGATTGCCGCCGGGGTGGTTGAGCGTCCCGGGCTTGAGGTGGATCAGGAGGTCAGCCGGGAGCGCGCCATCGCCCGCGCGATTGCGACCGCCGGCCCGGAAGATGCTCTGCTGATTGCCGGCAAGGGCCACGAAACTTATCAGGAGATCAACGGCAAACGCCGGGACTTCAATGACGTGGAGATCGCCGAACGCCTGCTGCGCGAGCGCTCCAAGCGAGAGCAGCAGGGGGAGGAATGAGCGGGTTGAGAATCAGCACCTGGTCCTTGCAGAAGATCGCATCGGCCTGCGGCGCGGAGCTTCGCCACGGACGGGATCTCCATATCAGCGGTGTGAACACCGACACGCGGACCATCACTTCGGGCAGTCTTTTTGTGGCCCTGCGTGGCGAGCGTTTCGACGGGCATCGCTTCCTCGATGCGGCCTTTGAGCGGGGAGCGTCCGCCGCCTTAGTCGATCGCCGGGGGGCTCCGGCGTCTACGACCCCCCAACCGCTCCTGGTCGTCGATGACACGTTGGCTGCGCTCACTCGCCTGGGCCATGCGCTGTGGCAGGAGGCCACGCGTGCGGGCATGAGCACCGTCGCGGTGACCGGCTCCAATGGCAAAACCACCACCAAAGAGCTCCTGGCTGCGCTGTGGTCGACCCGGGGCGAGGTGTGGGCCACACCCGGAAACTTAAACAATCACATC from Lujinxingia litoralis encodes:
- a CDS encoding penicillin-binding transpeptidase domain-containing protein; translation: MHHVDDPRERLWLKTRFSLVAAFFSLGFVAVGARVYYLQTVESRALQERAAIEWNEEVTRQARRGDILDRNGAELAVSVEVPSIHANPRKIENPELVARSLAPHLKLSFDTLVARLSRDASFVWLERQTNPSAAEAIRELKLSGVHITKEYKRYYPLREIAGQLIGFVGIDGEGLEGLERQLDSTLAGGTYQMRVTRDAQGRAMLLSDAPSFGEFEGHSVRLTIDEKIQRVAEQALAEQVTEFEAKGGWAVAMDVHTGDILALANTPSFDPNRFREHVSADWRLRAVTDTFEPGSVFKPFVLAAALQEQATTLDKSYELENGRMQIGRNFIRDTKRRESLTSAEIMQVSSNIGSYKIAQEIGRDLLYDYIRAFGFGQRTDVALRGEQAGLLRRPDSWAEITFANISFGHGLTTTPLQLAAGTAALANGGMLMKPRIIDAVLNRDGEVVEREEPTLVRRVVSEEAAAQTAWAMSLVTIPGGTGTRAAIPHVTVAGKTGTAQKVNPETRRYDPDLWIAGFMGFAPAEEPDVAVVVFIDEPQKSHYGGKVAGPAFAKITAEALRVRGVLPLAPEDRFQLEEEPPAALDTQVAPPAPEHVVTLPTMRVLDIAEDEVAHGQLPNFQELTLRQAVDRARGVGVVPDISGWGRVVHQDPPAGTPLEEVAHLELALAPGGRHGMLAREPSTGGKDQE
- the rsmH gene encoding 16S rRNA (cytosine(1402)-N(4))-methyltransferase RsmH, with protein sequence MSPNPYATEYHVPIMVEEVLESLDVKPGGFYVDGTAGGGGHSAAILDASAPDGRVLAIDRDPGALATVRERLAESAGERLELIQANYSEAARIVAERGERADGWLVDAGVSSYQLDEPSRGFSFQQAGPLDMRMGNDAPTLAEYLDEVSQEELARVIKVYGELRGSWGLAGAIKAALGRGELKDTLDLAELVASKQRHSKRKIHPATLVFQALRIAVNRELEHLEAAVRQIPEVVKPGGRGVFMSFHSLEDRIVKHTFRELADPCDCPRDFPRCMCAKQPLVEVLTRQSVVASDDEVQANPRARSARLRAVRVLDSPSSHDVS
- a CDS encoding UDP-N-acetylmuramoyl-L-alanyl-D-glutamate--2,6-diaminopimelate ligase yields the protein MQLKDLLEALHEHGLRLERGGAEGEISSVTQDSRRVQPGALFVAVRGASFDGHVFVDEALHKGAAAVLVDRGTELPSADGRVLSVPDTGAVLGRLGAAFFGNPSRELDVVGVTGTNGKTTVSYLVEAIARAAGREVGVIGTINNRWKGREVPTVNTTPDGLALHGRLREMADDGVDLVVMEISSHGLALGRVDGVAVDVGLFTNLTRDHLDFHQTMEAYRDAKRALFTRVLPGRQKRLGLRAVAVINLDDDEGRALKTLLSVHPELEVVGYAAEADAAELRATRVQMSVEGTSLTVAGQGANLELAVALQGAFNVSNVLAAVGAARALGIPDEAIRQGLADLPGVRGRLERVCGPPGSPAVFVDYAHTPDALERVLETLRPVVTGRLHVVFGCGGDRDRDKRAPMGRIASQLADRIVMTSDNPRSEEPLAIIEAIAAGVVERPGLEVDQEVSRERAIARAIATAGPEDALLIAGKGHETYQEINGKRRDFNDVEIAERLLRERSKREQQGEE
- a CDS encoding cell division protein FtsL — protein: MKSMMLRALRDLGEVCKVLVVVGVPGALLLFHVWQEYQITQAGYAIAEVTQEHRDLLEEHKRLTVEATMHGRADRVALTAREQFGLEPARPEQIIVLDVQGGPEEHASLNPGAVFTR
- the mraZ gene encoding division/cell wall cluster transcriptional repressor MraZ encodes the protein MFRGQYEHTMDGKGRISVPARYRDVLAANDLTGEHADRLILTRTFEQCLVVYPMDKWLAFEEKVRSLPQFNPNVQQLKRVYIAGAVECSIDSHGRLLVPQAMRDFAQLDRECVWVGQLDTVELWSRAKWEGAVEQALEDPQALSAAMSELGL